In Hirundo rustica isolate bHirRus1 chromosome 4, bHirRus1.pri.v3, whole genome shotgun sequence, a genomic segment contains:
- the ATP6V1F gene encoding V-type proton ATPase subunit F — protein MAGRGKLIAVMGDEDTVTGFLLGGIGELDKHRRPNFLVVEKETSLAEIEEAFRGFLAREDVGMILISQALAEQIRPAVAAHARALPAVLEIPSKDHPYDPARDSVLRRARGLFAPDELR, from the exons ATGGCGGGCCGCGGGAAGCTGATCGCGGTGATGGGCGACGAGGACACGGTGACCGGGTTTCTGCTGGGCGGCATCGGGGAGTTGGACAAGCACCGGCGGCCCAACTTCCTGGTGGTGGAGAAGGAAACGAGCCTGGCCGAGATCGAGGAGGCCTTTcg GGGTTTCCTGGCGCGGGAGGACGTGGGCATGATCCTCATCTCGCAGGCCCTGGCGGAGCAGATCCGGCCGGCAGTCGCGGCCCATGCCCGGGCGCTGCCCGCGGTGCTCGAGATCCCCTCCAAGGACCACCCCTACGACCCGGCCCGGGACTCGGTGCTGCGCCGCGCCCGGGGGCTCTTCGCACCCGATGAGCTGCGATAG
- the LOC120752061 gene encoding acrosin-like, whose product MCAGVLLSSQWVLTVAHCFARGGDYSKWEVVMGATDLSQPGPDVEVRHIQRLLVHQHYVPATARNDIALVELERPVECSDYIQLGCVPDASLRVSELKSCYIAGWNFARAQGTGMVLQEAKVHLMDTELCNSSPWYAGAVHADNLCAGYPQGTIDTCQGDSGSPLVCKDNRADYYWLVGLNSWGRGCDRARHPGIYTSTQHFYNWILLQTGLSPAERAGPAPEPVVTLAPERHVKPEEPEEPEEDINLNPEFSQRPAVTSSGTSLPMAFPHQILVQFWNLLQEFLQFLKDKKA is encoded by the exons ATGTGTGCAGGTGTCCTCCTCAGCTCCCAGTGGGTCCTCACGGTCGCACACTGCTTCGCCAGGGGCGG GGACTACTCCAAGTGGGAGGTGGTGATGGGGGCCACGGATCTGAGCCAGCCGGGCCCTGACGTTGAGGTGAGACACATCCAGAGGCTGCTGGTGCACCAGCACTACGTGCCTGCCACGGCGAGGAACGACATCGCCCTGGTGGAGCTGGAGCGGCCCGTGGAGTGCAGCGACTACatccagctgggctgtgtgcCCGACGCCTCGCTCCGGGTCTCAGAGCTGAAATCCTGCTACATCGCCGGCTGGAACTTTGCCCGAG ctcAGGGAACAGGCATGGTGCTGCAGGAGGCCAAGGTCCACCTCATGGACACGGAGCTCTGCAACAGCAGCCCGTGGTACGCGGGGGCCGTTCATGCTGACAACCTCTGTGCTGGGTACCCACAGGGCACCATCGACACCTGCCAG ggggACAGCGGGAGCCCCCTCGTCTGCAAGGACAACAGAGCTGACTACTACTGGCTGGTGGGATTGAACAGCTGGGGAAGAGGCTGTGACAGAGCCAGGCACCCCGGGATCTATACATCCACTCAGCACTTCTACAACTGGATCCTGCTGCAGACGGGCCTGAGCCCAGCAGAAAGAGCTGGTCCAGCCCCAGAGCCAGTTGTCACCTTGGCCCCTGAGCGGCATGTGAAACCAGAGGAACCAGAGGAACCAGAGGAAGACATCAACTTGAACCCTGAGTTCAGCCAGAGACCAGCGGTGACATCCTCGGGCACATCACTGCCCATGGCATTCCCACACCAGATCCTGGTGCAATTCTGGAATCTGCTGCAGGAGTTCCTGCAGTTTCTGAAGGACAAAAAAGCTTGA